One region of Streptomyces leeuwenhoekii genomic DNA includes:
- a CDS encoding acetolactate synthase large subunit: protein MESTTQRTHPAEHDRPVVGTAPAALPGTRRSAADRIRPEPQGTRLTGAEALVRALEEAGCETVFGIPGGAILPAYDPLMDSARLRHVLVRHEQGAGHAATGYAQATGRVGVCMATSGPGATNLVTPLADAYLDSVPVVAITGQVPAHLLGTDAFQEVDIVGVTTPITKHNVLVRDARDIPGTIAEAFRIASTGRPGPVLVDITKDALQATAVHSWPPRRIPLPARRPARRPARPHPGRIREAARLITSARRPVLYVGGGVLKARATAELKVLAELTGAPVTTTLMALGAFPDSHPLHVGMPGMHGAVTAVTALQKADLIVALGARFDDRVTGKLDSFAPHAKIVHADIDPAEIGKNRAADVPIVGDAREVIADLIQAVRKEHGAGRRGDHTAWWKELDRWRETYPLGYDQPEDGSLSPQQVIERIGQLAPEGTIFAAGVGQHQMWAAQFIGFEQPATWLNSGGAGTMGYAVPAAMGAKAGAPGRTVWAIDGDGCFQMTSQELVTCVLNNIPIKVAVINNGALGMVRQWQTLFYGRRYSNTALDAGRTGARPGTRVPDFVKLAEAMGCVALRCEDPAELDAVIAKANAIDDLPVVVDFVVHQDAMVWPMVAAGTSNDEIMAARDVRPDFGDGEQAGS, encoded by the coding sequence ATGGAGAGCACCACCCAGCGCACCCACCCCGCCGAACACGACCGCCCCGTTGTGGGCACCGCCCCCGCCGCGCTCCCCGGCACGCGGCGAAGCGCCGCGGACCGGATCCGCCCGGAACCGCAGGGCACCCGCCTGACCGGCGCCGAGGCCCTCGTACGCGCCTTGGAGGAAGCCGGCTGCGAGACGGTGTTCGGCATCCCGGGCGGCGCGATCCTCCCGGCGTACGACCCGCTGATGGACTCCGCCAGGCTGCGGCACGTCCTGGTCCGCCACGAGCAGGGCGCGGGCCACGCGGCCACCGGTTACGCGCAGGCCACCGGCAGGGTCGGCGTCTGCATGGCCACCTCCGGGCCGGGCGCCACCAATCTGGTGACCCCGCTGGCCGACGCCTACCTCGACTCGGTGCCGGTCGTGGCGATCACCGGGCAGGTGCCGGCGCACCTGCTGGGCACGGACGCCTTCCAGGAAGTGGACATCGTCGGCGTCACCACGCCGATCACGAAACACAACGTCCTGGTCCGGGACGCCCGCGACATCCCGGGGACGATCGCCGAGGCGTTCCGCATCGCCTCCACCGGCCGCCCCGGCCCGGTCCTGGTCGACATCACCAAAGACGCCCTCCAGGCCACCGCCGTCCACTCCTGGCCGCCGCGCCGCATCCCGCTGCCGGCCCGGCGCCCGGCCCGGCGCCCGGCCCGGCCGCACCCCGGCCGGATCCGCGAGGCCGCCAGGCTGATCACCTCCGCCCGGCGGCCGGTCCTCTACGTCGGCGGCGGCGTCCTCAAGGCCCGGGCCACGGCCGAGCTGAAGGTCCTCGCCGAGCTGACCGGAGCGCCCGTCACCACCACGTTGATGGCGCTCGGCGCGTTCCCCGACAGCCACCCGCTGCACGTGGGGATGCCGGGCATGCACGGTGCGGTCACCGCCGTCACCGCGCTGCAGAAGGCCGACCTGATCGTCGCCCTCGGCGCCCGCTTCGACGACCGCGTCACCGGCAAGCTGGACAGCTTCGCCCCGCACGCCAAGATCGTCCACGCCGACATCGACCCCGCCGAGATCGGCAAGAACCGCGCCGCGGACGTGCCGATCGTCGGGGACGCCCGCGAGGTCATCGCCGACCTGATCCAGGCGGTGCGCAAGGAGCACGGCGCGGGCCGCCGGGGCGACCACACCGCCTGGTGGAAGGAGCTCGACCGCTGGCGCGAGACCTACCCGCTCGGCTACGACCAGCCCGAGGACGGCTCCCTGTCCCCGCAGCAGGTCATCGAGCGCATCGGGCAGCTCGCCCCCGAGGGCACGATCTTCGCGGCGGGGGTGGGCCAGCACCAGATGTGGGCCGCGCAGTTCATCGGCTTCGAGCAGCCCGCGACCTGGCTGAACTCCGGCGGCGCGGGGACCATGGGCTACGCCGTCCCGGCCGCCATGGGCGCCAAGGCCGGCGCGCCCGGCAGGACCGTCTGGGCGATCGACGGCGACGGCTGCTTCCAGATGACCAGCCAGGAGCTGGTCACCTGCGTGCTGAACAACATCCCGATCAAGGTGGCGGTCATCAACAACGGCGCCCTGGGGATGGTCCGCCAGTGGCAGACCCTCTTCTACGGCCGGCGCTACTCCAACACCGCGCTGGACGCCGGCCGCACCGGCGCCCGGCCGGGCACCCGTGTCCCGGACTTCGTGAAGCTGGCGGAGGCGATGGGCTGCGTCGCGCTGCGCTGCGAGGACCCCGCCGAGCTCGACGCGGTCATCGCCAAGGCCAACGCGATCGACGACCTGCCGGTCGTCGTCGACTTCGTCGTCCACCAGGACGCGATGGTGTGGCCGATGGTCGCCGCCGGCACCTCCAACGACGAGATCATGGCCGCCCGCGACGTCCGCCCCGACTTCGGCGACGGCGAGCAGGCCGGGAGCTGA
- a CDS encoding cytochrome P450 family protein, translated as MPATTTVDLLRLSPDFVRDPYPVYAALRAQAPVHRVRTPDGPEIYLVLGHETCRAALTDPRLSRDWRGSGRLRQIINADEDDPNLAHMSMAEPPDHTRLRRLVTREFTPRRIDTLAPRMQQITDRLLDAMTADGARRADLMDSFAFPLPMTVICELLGVPELDRQSFRRWSNEMLAPTSPQAQGAAYADLGAYLPRLIGVKRTEPGEDLLSALIHTVDEEGDRLSPAELVGMCNLLLIAGHETVVNLIGNGMRALFAHPDQLRLLRGNPGLIDGAVEEMLRYDGPVETSLERLALTDVELGGVLIPAGSTVRMVLADADRDTARFAQPDRFDIRRDTRGHLAFGHGLHHCLGAALARVEGRIAIRSLLERCPHITADTGADTLAWVPGLLVRGVRKLPVRW; from the coding sequence GTGCCTGCCACGACCACCGTCGATCTGCTGCGGCTCAGCCCCGACTTCGTCCGCGACCCCTACCCCGTCTACGCGGCGTTGCGCGCACAGGCCCCGGTCCACCGCGTCCGCACCCCGGACGGCCCGGAGATCTACCTCGTGCTCGGCCACGAGACCTGCCGGGCCGCGCTCACCGACCCCCGCCTCAGCCGCGACTGGCGGGGCTCGGGCAGGCTGCGCCAGATCATCAACGCCGACGAGGACGACCCCAACCTCGCGCACATGTCGATGGCCGAGCCGCCGGACCACACCCGGCTGCGGCGGCTGGTGACACGGGAATTCACCCCCCGCCGCATCGACACCCTCGCCCCGCGCATGCAGCAGATCACCGACCGCCTGCTGGACGCGATGACGGCGGACGGCGCCCGCCGGGCCGACCTGATGGACAGCTTCGCCTTCCCGCTGCCGATGACCGTCATCTGCGAACTGCTGGGCGTGCCCGAGCTGGACCGGCAGTCCTTCCGCCGCTGGTCCAACGAGATGCTCGCCCCCACCAGCCCGCAGGCCCAGGGCGCCGCCTACGCGGACCTGGGGGCGTACCTGCCCCGCCTCATCGGCGTCAAGCGCACCGAGCCCGGCGAGGACCTGCTCAGCGCCCTGATCCACACCGTCGACGAGGAAGGCGACCGGCTCTCGCCGGCCGAACTGGTCGGCATGTGCAACCTGCTGCTGATCGCCGGACACGAGACCGTGGTCAATCTGATCGGCAACGGCATGCGGGCCCTGTTCGCCCACCCGGACCAACTGCGGCTGCTGCGCGGGAATCCGGGCCTGATCGACGGCGCGGTGGAGGAGATGCTGCGCTACGACGGCCCGGTGGAGACCTCCCTGGAGCGCCTCGCCCTCACGGACGTCGAGCTGGGCGGCGTGCTGATCCCGGCGGGCTCCACGGTGCGGATGGTCCTGGCGGACGCCGACCGTGACACCGCGCGGTTCGCGCAGCCGGACCGCTTCGACATCCGCAGGGACACCCGCGGCCACCTCGCCTTCGGGCACGGCCTGCACCACTGCCTGGGCGCCGCGCTGGCCCGTGTGGAAGGCAGGATCGCGATCCGCAGCCTGCTGGAGCGCTGCCCGCACATCACCGCCGACACCGGCGCCGACACCCTCGCATGGGTGCCGGGCCTGCTGGTCAGGGGCGTGCGGAAGCTGCCCGTGCGCTGGTGA
- a CDS encoding cytochrome P450: MANPAYPMARQCPMAPPPAYTTLRGQGPTKVDLPDGGWAWLITSYDDVRQAMNDPRLSSDDTKMARARTQLPPNENLNSFWRTDEPEHGRLRHMMMTEFTAHRIKEWRPRIQALVDELLDHLEELPRPVDLYSEFALALPTQVIAQLLGVPQKDYRQFAQQSRTILSLDRPEESWAAYYEMNDYLNRLIEEREREPADDLISRLIVDRVKTGELDRDELLPMVRFILVSGFETTTSQIALSALTLMTNPEVRRQLIEEPERITAFVEESLRFWSVSQDNILRVVDQDMEFAGTAMSVGELVVLAIPSANHDERAFPDPERFDLDRGDNRHVAFGFGTHLCAGASLARREVDIAITSLLARFPDMRLAVDVGDLTFRQKSLVYGLENLPVTW, encoded by the coding sequence ATGGCGAATCCCGCCTACCCCATGGCCCGCCAGTGCCCGATGGCCCCGCCGCCCGCGTACACCACGCTGCGGGGCCAGGGGCCCACCAAGGTCGACCTGCCCGACGGCGGCTGGGCCTGGCTGATCACCAGCTACGACGACGTCCGGCAGGCCATGAACGACCCGCGGCTCAGCTCGGACGACACCAAGATGGCGCGCGCCCGCACCCAGCTGCCGCCCAACGAGAACCTCAACTCCTTCTGGCGCACGGACGAGCCCGAGCACGGCCGGCTCCGGCACATGATGATGACGGAGTTCACCGCCCACCGGATCAAGGAGTGGCGCCCGCGCATCCAGGCCCTGGTGGACGAACTCCTGGACCACCTCGAAGAGCTGCCGCGCCCGGTGGACCTGTACTCCGAGTTCGCCCTGGCACTGCCCACCCAGGTGATCGCCCAGCTCCTGGGCGTCCCGCAGAAGGACTACCGGCAGTTCGCCCAGCAGAGCCGCACCATCCTGAGCCTGGACCGGCCCGAGGAGTCCTGGGCCGCCTACTACGAGATGAACGACTATCTCAACCGGCTCATCGAGGAACGGGAGCGCGAGCCCGCCGACGACCTCATCAGCCGCCTGATCGTCGACCGGGTCAAGACCGGCGAGCTGGACCGGGACGAGCTGCTGCCCATGGTCCGCTTCATCCTCGTCTCCGGCTTCGAGACCACCACCAGCCAGATCGCGCTCAGCGCGCTGACGCTGATGACCAACCCCGAGGTCCGCCGGCAACTGATCGAGGAGCCCGAGCGCATCACCGCCTTCGTGGAGGAGTCGCTGCGGTTCTGGTCCGTCTCCCAGGACAACATCCTGCGCGTCGTCGACCAGGACATGGAGTTCGCCGGGACCGCCATGTCCGTGGGCGAACTGGTCGTCCTCGCCATCCCCTCCGCCAACCACGACGAGCGGGCCTTCCCCGACCCCGAGCGCTTCGACCTGGACCGCGGCGACAACCGCCACGTCGCCTTCGGCTTCGGCACCCACCTGTGCGCCGGCGCCTCGCTGGCCCGCCGCGAGGTCGACATCGCCATCACCTCCCTCCTCGCCCGCTTCCCCGACATGCGCCTGGCGGTCGACGTCGGCGACCTGACCTTCCGCCAGAAGAGCCTGGTGTACGGCCTGGAGAACCTCCCGGTGACCTGGTGA
- a CDS encoding flavin reductase family protein, translating to MSPAQEQTPAVTDAQAFKDAMALLAAPVSVVTALDAAGRRWGFTASSVSSVSLDPPLLMVGIALTSSCHTAMAQAGQFVVNLLGEHHRPIAQRFATSGVDRFAAGDFGAWEGDAALPYLPDAKVLLRCRTVDVIRAGDHDLLLGTPQQIRIRDESAPPLLWYQRAFHTPVPAGATV from the coding sequence ATGAGTCCAGCCCAGGAACAGACACCGGCCGTCACCGACGCCCAGGCCTTCAAGGACGCCATGGCGCTCCTGGCCGCCCCCGTCTCGGTGGTCACCGCCCTCGACGCGGCCGGCCGCCGCTGGGGGTTCACCGCGAGCTCGGTGTCCTCGGTCTCCCTCGACCCGCCCCTGCTGATGGTCGGCATCGCCCTCACCTCCAGCTGCCACACCGCCATGGCCCAGGCCGGCCAGTTCGTCGTCAACCTGCTCGGCGAACACCACCGCCCCATCGCCCAGCGCTTCGCCACCAGCGGCGTGGACCGGTTCGCCGCCGGCGACTTCGGCGCCTGGGAAGGCGACGCCGCCCTGCCCTACCTGCCGGACGCCAAGGTGCTCCTGCGCTGCCGCACCGTCGACGTGATCCGCGCCGGCGACCACGACCTGCTGCTCGGCACCCCCCAGCAGATCCGCATCCGCGACGAATCGGCGCCGCCCCTGCTGTGGTACCAGCGCGCCTTCCACACCCCGGTCCCCGCCGGTGCCACCGTCTGA
- a CDS encoding acyl carrier protein, protein MADREPVMSESEILGWLTERLGTQVSLPISQINPDVPYVEYGLDSVAALGLFGDIEERFGLVLDPSVALEYSTLASMAAFLAVEQSEVVHS, encoded by the coding sequence ATGGCGGACAGGGAGCCGGTCATGTCCGAGAGCGAGATTCTCGGCTGGCTCACGGAGAGGCTGGGCACCCAGGTGTCCCTGCCGATTTCGCAGATCAACCCCGACGTCCCGTACGTCGAGTACGGCCTCGACTCGGTGGCGGCGCTGGGTCTGTTCGGCGACATCGAGGAGAGGTTCGGTCTCGTTCTCGACCCGAGCGTCGCCCTGGAGTACTCGACCCTGGCTTCGATGGCGGCGTTCCTGGCCGTCGAGCAGAGCGAGGTCGTCCACAGCTGA
- a CDS encoding MFS transporter has translation MAQPTALRERPEAASSIGDRIDRMPVTPTHRRLTAVVGVGLLFDTFENNLAGTISQVLQEDFAFNGTTLKLVLASAFIGQFFGSVVLGRVADRYGRRRAFLINLALYSGFSLLGAFSPNAAWLIVTRFFAGVGIGAEQSLSDCYLADVLPAKQRGRYTAWAYTLAFCGVPAVGFAALWLVPLSPLGIDGWRWLFVLGAAGSAVVWMLRRNLIESPRWLAANGKQREAEELVARMEAEVPGAAPAERAQTPAAPAARPAAAPPIRMRDVFQPRFRRRTAMLWLFCTLSVVGYYGFGALAPQILAAKGYDVVTSIGFTAVSFLGYPIGALLSVPVMDRVERKRLVALSAAAMALSGLGFAYAGSASLIMALGILYTLVSNVFSTVSHVYLAEQYPTPIRAAATGLAYSLSKLSAAALPFALLPVLDTYGPGPMFGVIAGAMGALVAVVLLLGGRTTGVSVDRD, from the coding sequence ATGGCACAACCGACGGCGCTGCGCGAAAGACCCGAGGCGGCGTCCTCCATCGGCGACCGGATCGACCGGATGCCCGTGACCCCGACCCACCGCAGACTCACCGCCGTGGTCGGTGTCGGCCTGCTCTTCGACACCTTCGAGAACAACCTCGCCGGCACCATCTCCCAAGTCCTGCAAGAGGACTTCGCCTTCAACGGCACCACCCTCAAACTCGTCCTCGCCTCGGCGTTCATCGGGCAGTTCTTCGGCTCCGTGGTCCTCGGACGCGTCGCCGACCGCTACGGCAGACGCCGCGCCTTCCTCATCAACCTCGCCCTGTACTCCGGCTTCTCCCTGCTCGGCGCGTTCTCCCCCAACGCCGCCTGGCTGATCGTCACCCGCTTCTTCGCCGGAGTCGGCATCGGCGCCGAACAGTCCCTGTCGGACTGCTACCTGGCCGACGTCCTGCCCGCCAAGCAACGCGGCCGCTACACCGCCTGGGCCTACACCCTGGCCTTCTGCGGAGTGCCCGCCGTGGGCTTCGCCGCGCTGTGGCTGGTCCCGCTCAGCCCGCTGGGCATCGACGGCTGGCGCTGGCTGTTCGTGCTCGGCGCCGCCGGCTCGGCCGTCGTGTGGATGCTGCGCCGCAACCTGATCGAGTCCCCGCGCTGGCTGGCCGCCAACGGCAAGCAGCGCGAGGCCGAAGAGCTGGTGGCGCGCATGGAGGCCGAGGTGCCCGGCGCCGCCCCGGCCGAGCGGGCCCAGACACCGGCCGCGCCCGCCGCCCGCCCCGCCGCGGCGCCGCCCATCCGCATGCGCGACGTGTTCCAGCCGCGCTTCCGGCGGCGCACCGCCATGCTGTGGCTCTTCTGCACCCTCTCGGTGGTCGGCTACTACGGCTTCGGCGCGCTCGCCCCGCAGATCCTGGCCGCCAAGGGATACGACGTGGTGACCAGCATCGGCTTCACCGCCGTGTCCTTCCTCGGCTACCCCATCGGCGCACTGCTGTCGGTGCCCGTGATGGACCGCGTGGAACGCAAACGGCTCGTCGCCCTGTCGGCCGCGGCCATGGCCCTGTCCGGACTGGGCTTCGCCTACGCCGGATCCGCCTCGCTCATCATGGCCCTCGGCATCCTCTACACCCTGGTGAGCAACGTCTTCTCCACCGTCAGCCACGTCTACCTGGCCGAGCAGTACCCCACCCCGATCCGCGCGGCGGCCACCGGACTGGCCTACTCGCTGTCCAAACTCAGCGCCGCCGCCCTGCCCTTCGCCCTGCTGCCGGTGCTCGACACCTACGGCCCCGGCCCCATGTTCGGCGTCATCGCCGGCGCCATGGGCGCCCTGGTGGCCGTGGTCCTGCTGCTGGGAGGCCGCACCACCGGCGTCTCCGTCGACCGGGACTGA
- a CDS encoding fatty acid desaturase family protein: MQSPNISETQSGTVRQLDTGLAVATGELSSQGASASFAELLKRVKAEGLLDLDTRYDYRRLALNMSLIAAGLVAFFLIGQSWWQMPVAVWMGLCGVQSAYMWHEVGHKAMFRDKRIGTLTAYFHANFFSGVSYAWWVNHHNRHHSHPNHISLDPDIGRRTAIFDIKQYATRTPVQRFIVRHQRVLFFLLLVLEGYKMEKTTIKELAKSGSKHRHLEIGLVVLRTAIYLTAVFTVLTPLQAVAFILVQHAALGVYFGLMFAPNHKGMEVRDGEKETLDWLERQVLTSRNIRPNWWIDFLYGGLNYQVEHHLFPAMPQRNLARARELTREYCAERNIPYVEVSFWESYRQVATFLHEVSEPTRRKDKAAA; the protein is encoded by the coding sequence ATGCAGTCTCCGAACATCAGCGAGACACAGTCCGGCACGGTACGGCAGCTCGACACCGGCCTCGCGGTCGCGACGGGGGAGCTGAGCAGCCAGGGCGCCTCCGCCAGCTTCGCCGAGCTGCTCAAGCGTGTGAAGGCCGAGGGGCTCCTTGACCTCGACACACGCTACGACTACCGCCGCCTCGCCCTGAACATGTCGCTCATCGCGGCCGGCCTGGTCGCGTTCTTCCTCATCGGCCAGTCCTGGTGGCAGATGCCGGTCGCGGTGTGGATGGGCCTGTGCGGGGTGCAGAGCGCCTACATGTGGCACGAGGTCGGCCACAAGGCGATGTTCCGCGACAAGCGCATCGGAACACTCACCGCCTACTTCCACGCCAACTTCTTCAGCGGTGTCAGCTACGCCTGGTGGGTCAACCACCACAACCGGCACCACAGCCACCCCAACCACATCAGTCTCGACCCCGACATCGGCCGCCGCACCGCGATCTTCGACATCAAGCAGTACGCCACCCGCACCCCGGTGCAGCGCTTCATCGTCCGCCACCAGCGAGTCCTGTTCTTCCTCCTCCTCGTCCTCGAGGGCTACAAGATGGAGAAGACCACGATCAAGGAACTCGCCAAGAGCGGCTCCAAGCACCGCCACCTGGAGATCGGCCTGGTCGTCCTGCGCACCGCGATCTACCTGACGGCCGTCTTCACCGTCCTCACCCCGCTGCAGGCCGTGGCGTTCATCCTCGTGCAGCACGCCGCGCTCGGCGTCTACTTCGGCCTGATGTTCGCCCCCAACCACAAGGGCATGGAAGTCCGCGACGGCGAGAAGGAGACCCTGGACTGGCTGGAGCGCCAGGTCCTCACCTCCCGCAACATCCGCCCCAACTGGTGGATCGACTTCCTCTACGGCGGCCTCAACTACCAGGTCGAGCACCACCTCTTCCCGGCGATGCCGCAGCGCAACCTGGCCCGCGCCAGGGAACTCACCCGCGAGTACTGCGCCGAACGCAACATCCCCTACGTCGAGGTCAGCTTCTGGGAGTCCTACCGGCAGGTCGCCACCTTCCTGCACGAGGTGAGCGAACCGACCCGCCGCAAGGACAAGGCGGCCGCCTGA
- a CDS encoding bifunctional lysylphosphatidylglycerol flippase/synthetase MprF, whose amino-acid sequence MSSTPTLENTAPGKTALNDTVLHAIRTHTRAENPSAFLAMSRGTSAFTAPGLDGVIAYRKAGRYLVQFGGPFAAADSYRPLLDRFVAHAHGQGLRVVGAQLQRHDAQAYAERGFTVNQFGSSWVVHLPDFTLRGTRFMRMRNKISRAFRSGLQVREVPAEDMAEAIREIDTAWLGSKGADARPLEFLVGELGGPAQQHRRLFVGTIDSRPVGYISYSPVYGSRAGWMHDLSRRIPDGTPGLMEAINSHVIDVFRAEGAQWLHFGFTPFTGLDAANELPGHSPSFQWLMHFLWEQGAALYPAQTQLAYKEKWAPQAPITEYVAFDGPASVAAFAHIFRACNAF is encoded by the coding sequence ATGTCTTCGACACCCACGCTGGAGAACACCGCGCCGGGCAAGACGGCGCTGAACGACACCGTTCTCCACGCGATCCGCACGCACACCCGGGCCGAGAACCCCAGCGCCTTCCTGGCGATGAGCCGGGGCACCAGCGCCTTCACCGCCCCCGGCCTCGACGGCGTCATCGCCTACCGCAAGGCCGGCCGGTACCTCGTCCAGTTCGGCGGCCCGTTCGCCGCCGCCGACTCCTACCGCCCGCTGCTGGACCGGTTCGTCGCCCACGCCCACGGACAGGGCCTGCGCGTCGTGGGCGCCCAGCTCCAGCGCCACGACGCGCAGGCCTACGCCGAACGCGGCTTCACCGTCAACCAGTTCGGCTCCTCCTGGGTGGTGCACCTGCCGGACTTCACCCTGCGCGGCACCCGGTTCATGCGCATGCGCAACAAGATCTCCAGGGCCTTCCGCAGCGGCCTGCAGGTCAGGGAGGTACCCGCCGAGGACATGGCCGAAGCCATCCGCGAGATCGACACCGCCTGGCTCGGCTCCAAGGGCGCCGACGCGCGCCCGCTGGAATTCCTCGTCGGCGAACTGGGCGGACCGGCCCAGCAGCACCGCCGCCTCTTCGTCGGCACCATCGACTCCCGCCCCGTCGGCTACATCTCCTACTCCCCGGTCTACGGCAGCAGGGCCGGCTGGATGCACGACCTGAGCCGGCGCATCCCCGACGGCACACCGGGCCTGATGGAAGCCATCAACTCCCACGTCATCGACGTCTTCAGGGCCGAGGGCGCCCAGTGGCTGCACTTCGGCTTCACGCCCTTCACCGGCCTGGACGCCGCCAACGAACTGCCCGGCCACAGCCCGTCCTTCCAGTGGCTGATGCACTTCCTGTGGGAGCAGGGCGCCGCGCTCTACCCCGCCCAGACCCAGCTCGCCTACAAGGAGAAATGGGCACCCCAGGCGCCGATCACCGAATACGTCGCCTTCGACGGGCCCGCCTCCGTCGCCGCGTTCGCGCACATCTTCCGCGCCTGCAACGCCTTCTGA
- a CDS encoding diacylglycerol/lipid kinase family protein, with product MPTAASPAPRRALVVVNPTAGTAHADVVEQVVRLCRDGLDVVEVHRTTHRGGATEAVRTALAAPAGSAADLVVAVGGDGTVHEVVEGLAGAPGRGAALAIVPAGTGNSAYRMLWADRPWAESLRAVWAGDGGARLRRIDLGRVAETGEPVLLGACSGLVAEGLIAARAVAAAGREKYARALPDAAAAFTPYPGRVTVDGRVLHEGRTVLANVGGGRHRGGQYLLLDRSELDDGLLDVCVVGAEVPAAEVPSLARQGLLSGRPGVVHGRGRRIVVERTDGEPLRFEYDGELQHLNWTSMTVEVLPGALPVWGAPEEEVTRVDTQGAVPLGGVAAT from the coding sequence ATGCCGACCGCGGCATCCCCGGCCCCCCGGCGGGCCCTCGTCGTCGTCAACCCCACCGCGGGCACGGCCCATGCGGATGTGGTCGAGCAGGTCGTGCGGCTGTGCCGGGACGGGCTCGACGTCGTCGAGGTGCACCGTACGACGCACCGCGGCGGTGCCACCGAGGCCGTCCGCACCGCCCTGGCCGCTCCGGCGGGATCCGCCGCGGACCTGGTGGTCGCGGTGGGCGGTGACGGCACGGTGCACGAGGTCGTCGAGGGGCTGGCCGGCGCTCCCGGGCGGGGCGCGGCGCTGGCCATCGTGCCCGCGGGCACCGGCAACTCCGCCTACCGCATGCTGTGGGCGGACCGGCCGTGGGCCGAGTCGCTGCGGGCGGTGTGGGCCGGTGACGGCGGGGCCCGGCTGCGCCGGATCGATCTGGGGCGGGTGGCCGAGACCGGGGAGCCGGTGCTGCTCGGCGCCTGTTCGGGTCTGGTCGCCGAAGGGCTGATCGCGGCCCGCGCCGTGGCGGCCGCCGGCCGTGAGAAGTACGCCCGGGCGCTGCCCGACGCGGCCGCGGCCTTCACCCCCTACCCGGGGCGGGTCACGGTCGACGGGCGGGTGCTGCACGAGGGCCGCACCGTCCTGGCCAACGTGGGCGGGGGCCGCCACCGCGGCGGCCAGTATCTCCTGCTGGACCGGTCCGAGCTGGACGACGGGCTGCTGGACGTGTGCGTGGTGGGCGCCGAGGTGCCCGCCGCCGAGGTTCCGTCGCTGGCCCGGCAGGGCCTTTTGTCGGGGCGGCCGGGCGTGGTGCACGGCCGGGGCCGGCGGATCGTCGTGGAGCGGACCGACGGCGAGCCTTTGCGTTTCGAGTACGACGGTGAACTGCAGCACCTCAACTGGACCAGCATGACCGTCGAGGTGCTGCCGGGCGCGCTGCCGGTCTGGGGTGCTCCCGAGGAGGAAGTGACGCGTGTCGATACTCAAGGAGCTGTGCCGCTGGGCGGCGTGGCTGCGACCTGA